A genome region from Natranaeroarchaeum sulfidigenes includes the following:
- a CDS encoding sensor histidine kinase has product MTDRPPLDVLLVGASETLDQVERALDGVDDAATVQSVPAPDGIADHDPDIAVVCHDADAGIEGTSQLSMVRLRLPDVPVVVIANDPGTDFVSEAFDTGAADVMSLPPEVRIDEDMPVAADRRLRYAAGKGGEFASDSELLDSLMEYLPHQVFIKDDRGRIAEASSIAAEEYGLTREQMIGLTDQELFSPEYARDLWAEESEIMETEDPVINRTEHYTDEAGSDRWINVTKAPRYDSDDTVVGIIGTAVDVSDQKRQEQMVNALHAASRDLMSAQSREEIAEIVVDIADDIPDLPVVQVLLVADDGVEPVCTGETANSSAVFDAQRSWCQHAFETGDSQFIHLPSNDAAPVVRTETEIEDVSEFEPHVVTIPLGDHGVLGFGATGDSLDEFGIDLADVLAANVETALSRMTHEEALRAREQELARQNERLEEFAGIVSHDIRNPLSIAKGYLPQTEVDDESKDEIRHSLDRMERLTDELLTLAKKGQVVGETTPVSLDAVARSAWQEVSTPGVSLEVVSGDAQIEADRDRLVELLANLFTNSVEHGSGPTDSPVVITVGTTPTGFFVEDDGPGIPETERAKVFEQGYTNSDTGTGFGLYIVRTLAEAHGWSVSVDDAALSDTGARFEIDTTDR; this is encoded by the coding sequence ATGACTGATCGACCCCCACTCGACGTGCTCCTCGTGGGGGCCTCCGAGACACTCGACCAGGTCGAGCGTGCGTTAGACGGCGTCGACGATGCAGCGACTGTCCAATCTGTCCCGGCCCCCGACGGGATCGCGGATCACGATCCCGACATCGCTGTGGTGTGTCACGATGCTGACGCCGGTATCGAGGGCACGAGCCAGCTATCGATGGTCAGGCTGCGACTTCCCGATGTTCCGGTCGTCGTCATAGCCAACGATCCCGGAACCGACTTCGTTTCCGAAGCGTTCGATACCGGTGCCGCCGATGTCATGTCGCTCCCGCCGGAGGTCAGGATCGACGAGGACATGCCGGTTGCGGCCGACCGGCGGCTTCGCTATGCTGCTGGCAAAGGTGGCGAGTTCGCCAGCGACAGCGAGCTGCTCGACTCACTGATGGAGTATCTACCACATCAGGTCTTTATCAAGGACGACCGCGGCCGGATCGCAGAAGCCAGTTCCATTGCGGCCGAAGAGTACGGACTTACCCGCGAACAGATGATCGGTCTCACCGATCAGGAGCTGTTCTCACCGGAGTACGCCCGTGATCTCTGGGCCGAAGAATCGGAGATCATGGAGACGGAAGACCCGGTTATCAATCGGACGGAACATTATACCGACGAGGCCGGATCCGATCGCTGGATCAACGTCACCAAAGCGCCGCGCTACGACAGCGACGATACAGTCGTCGGAATTATCGGAACGGCGGTCGACGTGTCGGATCAGAAGCGCCAGGAGCAGATGGTCAATGCCCTCCACGCGGCGAGTCGCGATCTGATGAGTGCCCAGTCCCGCGAGGAGATCGCTGAGATCGTCGTCGATATCGCGGACGACATCCCTGACCTCCCCGTCGTACAGGTATTACTCGTCGCCGATGACGGTGTCGAACCGGTCTGCACCGGGGAGACCGCGAACAGCTCTGCGGTATTCGATGCACAGAGATCGTGGTGCCAGCACGCGTTCGAGACCGGGGACTCGCAGTTTATCCATCTCCCATCCAACGATGCTGCCCCCGTCGTTCGAACGGAAACTGAGATCGAGGACGTCTCCGAGTTTGAACCGCACGTGGTCACTATCCCGCTGGGGGACCATGGCGTCCTCGGCTTTGGTGCGACCGGCGACTCGCTTGATGAGTTCGGAATCGATCTGGCCGACGTGCTGGCGGCCAACGTCGAGACAGCACTCTCACGCATGACCCACGAGGAAGCACTGCGCGCCCGCGAGCAGGAACTCGCCAGACAGAACGAACGACTCGAAGAGTTCGCCGGGATCGTCTCCCACGACATCCGCAACCCCCTCTCGATAGCAAAGGGGTATCTTCCGCAGACCGAGGTCGACGACGAGAGTAAAGATGAGATCCGTCACTCGCTCGACCGGATGGAGCGACTCACTGACGAACTGCTGACACTCGCCAAGAAGGGACAGGTTGTCGGCGAAACGACCCCCGTCTCGCTCGATGCGGTGGCTCGTTCAGCCTGGCAGGAGGTTTCGACACCAGGGGTCTCACTCGAAGTCGTTTCGGGGGACGCTCAGATCGAGGCCGACCGTGATCGTCTCGTCGAGCTGCTGGCAAACCTGTTCACGAACAGTGTCGAGCACGGCTCAGGGCCCACGGACTCGCCCGTCGTCATAACTGTCGGGACGACGCCAACCGGCTTCTTTGTCGAGGATGACGGACCGGGAATCCCCGAGACGGAGCGAGCGAAAGTGTTCGAGCAAGGGTATACAAACAGTGATACTGGAACCGGCTTCGGCCTCTATATTGTTCGGACGCTTGCGGAGGCGCACGGCTGGTCGGTATCGGTCGACGACGCCGCACTCTCGGACACAGGTGCTCGGTTCGAGATTGACACGACCGATAGGTAG
- a CDS encoding ATP-binding protein, which yields MAHAFEPMTVLLVDPIDELGPLSRALSETDETITVETVSSVDELDTTTIEPDCLVVIDYRTRGVDGIDLMHAVHEELPSVPVVIHSIDPTAYYVTNALAAGATDVICTGPENRIDTDRPVVTVRRIRHAAGKGESFQTDTELLDSVMQHLPHQVFIKDDVGRIAAISDVSVREHKPDREQLIGMTDYDLFDPETARALREQEDEIMATEEPMINNVEQFVDDEGRERWVNTTKAPRYGPNGEEVVGIIGTARDITEQKRNEEMMNALHVASRELVSATTENGVATTAVEIARDIPDLPVLDVLFADSTDGSLRIAATSRADDTPSIYDRYTQWFDRAYETDELQFIVQLSGGSASSVVGYAESEAARGVDPIAVTLPLGNHGVLGFGSTNDTLSEFSIDLMEVLAANAEAALDRIAREDAIRRRERELARQNERLQEFASIVSHDLRNPLSVAQGYAEMFDTTDESAEQVQWALGRMEQLTDELLTLARQGQIIGNTEQVSLRAVIEDAWQSVDTDGAVLDVRESVSFESDPARTAELFENLIRNAIEHNSTTSDSSVRISVGVLEDGFYLEDDGVGIPDENKPSVFDQGFSDGGGTGLGLYIVETLAEAHGWTVEVTDAKHAETGARFEFVGITDD from the coding sequence ATGGCCCACGCCTTCGAGCCGATGACTGTGCTGCTCGTCGATCCGATCGACGAGCTTGGGCCGCTTTCGCGTGCACTCAGTGAGACTGATGAAACGATCACCGTCGAGACCGTTTCGTCCGTCGATGAACTCGACACGACCACCATCGAGCCCGACTGTCTGGTTGTTATCGATTATCGGACCAGGGGTGTCGACGGAATCGATCTCATGCATGCGGTTCACGAGGAACTTCCCTCGGTCCCAGTTGTTATCCACTCCATCGATCCAACTGCGTACTACGTCACCAACGCGCTGGCAGCAGGTGCGACCGACGTGATCTGTACTGGACCGGAAAACAGGATCGATACGGACCGTCCCGTCGTGACCGTGCGTCGGATTCGCCACGCAGCGGGCAAAGGAGAGTCGTTCCAGACCGACACCGAACTGCTCGATTCCGTGATGCAGCATCTCCCACATCAGGTGTTCATCAAGGACGATGTCGGCCGGATCGCCGCGATCAGCGATGTCTCCGTTCGTGAACACAAGCCCGATCGCGAGCAGCTAATCGGGATGACGGATTACGATCTGTTCGATCCGGAGACCGCACGTGCCCTGCGCGAGCAGGAAGACGAGATTATGGCGACCGAGGAGCCGATGATCAACAACGTCGAGCAGTTCGTCGACGACGAGGGGAGAGAGCGGTGGGTCAACACAACCAAGGCTCCACGATACGGCCCCAACGGAGAGGAAGTCGTCGGCATCATCGGCACTGCACGGGATATCACCGAACAGAAACGTAACGAGGAGATGATGAACGCCCTCCACGTTGCGAGCCGCGAACTCGTTTCCGCGACGACCGAGAACGGTGTCGCCACGACTGCCGTCGAGATCGCCAGAGACATCCCTGATCTTCCCGTTCTCGACGTGTTGTTCGCCGATTCGACCGATGGTTCCCTGCGGATCGCCGCGACCAGTCGCGCCGACGATACGCCGTCGATTTACGATCGTTACACCCAGTGGTTCGATCGCGCCTACGAGACCGACGAACTGCAGTTTATCGTTCAACTCTCCGGGGGGAGCGCCTCATCGGTCGTCGGGTACGCGGAATCGGAGGCGGCCAGGGGGGTCGACCCGATCGCCGTTACGCTTCCACTCGGTAATCACGGCGTCCTCGGATTCGGGTCGACGAATGACACCCTCAGCGAGTTTAGTATCGATCTCATGGAAGTGCTCGCGGCAAACGCCGAAGCCGCGCTGGACCGTATTGCTCGCGAAGACGCCATCCGACGGCGTGAGCGCGAGTTGGCCAGACAGAACGAGCGGCTACAGGAGTTCGCCAGCATCGTCAGCCACGACCTCCGCAACCCGCTGTCGGTCGCACAGGGGTACGCGGAGATGTTCGACACCACTGATGAGAGCGCCGAACAGGTCCAGTGGGCGCTCGGCCGCATGGAACAACTCACGGACGAACTGCTGACGCTCGCTCGCCAGGGCCAGATCATCGGTAATACGGAGCAGGTTTCGCTCCGGGCGGTTATCGAGGACGCATGGCAAAGCGTCGACACTGACGGCGCTGTACTCGACGTTCGCGAGAGTGTCAGCTTCGAGTCCGATCCCGCGAGAACGGCCGAACTGTTCGAGAACCTGATCAGAAACGCGATCGAGCACAACTCCACGACTTCCGACTCGTCCGTCCGGATCTCCGTCGGCGTGCTCGAAGACGGGTTTTATCTCGAAGATGATGGCGTTGGCATTCCGGACGAAAACAAACCCAGTGTTTTCGATCAGGGGTTTTCCGACGGTGGCGGTACCGGGCTTGGCCTGTATATCGTCGAGACGCTTGCCGAGGCCCACGGATGGACTGTCGAAGTGACCGACGCGAAACACGCCGAAACCGGTGCTCGGTTCGAGTTCGTGGGGATAACGGATGACTGA
- the serA gene encoding phosphoglycerate dehydrogenase — MKVLVTDPIADAGLDRIRESGHEVETAYDVEGEALLEAVADANGLIVRSGTDVTEEVFAAAEDLVIVGRAGIGVDNIDIDAATDHGVIVANAPEGNVRAASEHSVAMAFATARSIPQAHQRLKNGEWAKGDYLGTEVNGKTLGVVGLGRVGQEVAKKLSSLGMDLVAYDPYISQERAEQIGAELAELEDCLERADLLTVHVPLTDETENLLSDDELAKLEDGYLINCARGGVVDEAALARAVDEGVMAGAAVDVFAEEPVTADNPLLDVEDVIVTPHLGASTEAAQENVAVSTADQVVAAFHGEPVINALNAPSIDESAFPRVEPYLDLADTAGKVAAQLLGDRISAIEVAYEGEIAEEDVDLVTASALKGVFAPLEWRVNAVNAPSIAEERGIDVTESKSRQTEDFQSLVAVTVRDGDEEITVEGTLFAGEDPRIVRIDGYRVDAIPFGHMLVARNEDAPGVIGYIGSVLGDHDVNIAGMFNARETIGGEALSVYNLDQGIPEELRQELEDDPRIIEIRQITLDGRDD; from the coding sequence ATGAAGGTACTCGTAACAGACCCCATCGCGGATGCCGGACTCGACCGGATCCGTGAATCGGGCCACGAGGTCGAAACGGCCTACGATGTCGAGGGTGAGGCCCTGCTCGAAGCGGTTGCCGACGCGAACGGGCTAATCGTCCGCTCGGGCACCGATGTCACCGAGGAGGTCTTCGCCGCAGCCGAGGACCTCGTCATCGTCGGTCGCGCCGGGATCGGCGTCGACAACATCGATATCGACGCGGCCACGGATCACGGCGTGATCGTCGCCAACGCCCCCGAGGGTAACGTCCGGGCGGCCTCTGAACACTCGGTCGCGATGGCATTTGCGACGGCTCGCTCGATCCCGCAGGCACACCAGCGCCTCAAGAACGGCGAGTGGGCCAAGGGTGACTACCTCGGCACCGAGGTCAACGGCAAGACGCTCGGCGTCGTCGGACTCGGCCGTGTCGGTCAGGAAGTCGCGAAGAAGCTCTCCTCGCTGGGGATGGATCTCGTCGCGTACGACCCGTATATCAGTCAGGAACGGGCCGAGCAGATCGGGGCGGAGTTGGCCGAACTCGAGGACTGTCTCGAACGCGCTGATCTATTGACGGTCCACGTCCCGTTGACCGACGAGACCGAAAACCTGTTAAGCGACGACGAACTCGCCAAACTCGAAGACGGCTACCTGATCAACTGTGCCCGTGGCGGCGTCGTCGACGAGGCCGCACTCGCCCGTGCAGTCGACGAGGGCGTCATGGCCGGGGCGGCAGTCGATGTCTTCGCGGAGGAGCCCGTCACTGCCGATAACCCGCTGCTCGACGTCGAGGACGTCATCGTGACGCCACATCTGGGTGCGAGCACCGAGGCTGCTCAGGAGAACGTCGCCGTCTCGACTGCGGATCAGGTCGTCGCCGCGTTCCACGGGGAACCCGTAATCAACGCGCTGAACGCACCGTCGATCGACGAGAGCGCCTTCCCGCGCGTCGAGCCGTATCTCGATCTGGCCGACACGGCTGGAAAGGTCGCCGCACAACTGCTCGGCGACCGAATTTCAGCGATCGAAGTCGCCTACGAAGGTGAGATCGCCGAGGAGGACGTCGATCTCGTGACCGCAAGCGCACTGAAAGGCGTCTTCGCGCCGCTGGAGTGGCGCGTCAACGCGGTCAATGCCCCCTCGATCGCCGAGGAGCGTGGCATCGACGTAACCGAATCCAAGAGCCGACAGACAGAGGACTTCCAGAGTCTCGTCGCGGTGACCGTCCGCGATGGTGACGAGGAGATCACTGTCGAGGGGACGCTGTTCGCAGGCGAGGACCCCCGAATCGTCCGGATCGACGGCTACCGCGTCGACGCAATCCCCTTCGGTCACATGCTGGTCGCCCGCAACGAGGATGCACCCGGCGTGATCGGCTACATCGGTAGCGTACTCGGCGATCACGACGTCAACATCGCCGGAATGTTCAACGCCCGCGAGACGATCGGCGGCGAGGCACTGTCGGTGTACAACCTTGATCAGGGAATCCCCGAGGAACTCCGACAGGAGCTCGAAGACGACCCACGCATCATCGAGATCCGCCAGATCACACTCGACGGCCGGGACGACTGA
- the serB gene encoding phosphoserine phosphatase SerB: MTIVAFDFDGTLSDSEMTVLLGDQYGVADEMDEITERAMNDEIEYAESLRSRAALLEDLPDEKVKAAFDEVRLREDAAETIRRLNEAGIYTAILTGGFERGVAAALSREGVAVDEIVANRLPVEDDVLTGAAEGPLIEGTKDDALATLAERQDVEMDDTIAVGDGANDLPMLEVAGLSVGFEPKAAVEPSCEVVVESFAELQTVLEDEEVLPREQ, encoded by the coding sequence ATGACAATTGTCGCGTTCGACTTCGATGGAACCCTGTCGGATTCGGAGATGACGGTATTGCTTGGGGACCAATATGGCGTCGCCGACGAGATGGACGAGATCACCGAACGGGCGATGAACGACGAGATCGAGTACGCAGAGAGTCTCCGGAGCCGGGCCGCACTACTCGAAGACCTCCCCGACGAGAAGGTCAAGGCCGCCTTCGACGAGGTTCGTCTCCGCGAGGACGCCGCCGAGACGATCCGCCGACTCAACGAGGCGGGCATCTATACCGCCATCCTCACTGGCGGCTTCGAGCGCGGTGTCGCCGCAGCGCTTTCCCGGGAGGGCGTCGCAGTCGACGAGATCGTCGCCAACCGGCTTCCGGTCGAGGACGACGTCCTCACCGGCGCGGCCGAGGGGCCGCTGATCGAGGGAACCAAGGATGACGCGCTGGCAACCCTTGCAGAGCGACAGGACGTCGAGATGGACGATACGATCGCGGTCGGCGACGGCGCGAACGACCTCCCGATGCTCGAAGTCGCCGGATTGTCTGTCGGCTTCGAGCCGAAAGCGGCCGTCGAGCCGTCCTGCGAGGTCGTCGTGGAGAGCTTCGCGGAGCTACAGACCGTCCTCGAAGACGAGGAGGTCCTGCCGAGAGAGCAGTGA
- a CDS encoding DUF7090 family protein, whose product MDYALAVDGAPETIPGGTGVLLLHPSTGETDRIDTDFLKTDTDHFLVISTRTTAREVKQKLEYYDVDETRAEILDTLSVERGYSRRTGESVHYVGAPDDLDGIIEKAEEFLDSHDGKLRITLDSITELAYYAGEEPAQEAVERLLGLLDDHDAVGLFHLSKEVHPQKVLESYREQFAGVIDLNEDGETTVEF is encoded by the coding sequence ATGGATTACGCGCTCGCAGTTGACGGTGCGCCGGAGACGATCCCCGGCGGCACCGGCGTACTGTTGCTTCATCCCAGCACCGGTGAAACGGATCGGATCGACACCGACTTTCTGAAGACCGATACCGATCACTTCCTCGTTATCTCCACCCGAACCACTGCCCGTGAGGTCAAACAGAAACTGGAGTACTACGACGTCGACGAGACGCGTGCCGAAATCCTCGACACACTCAGTGTCGAACGAGGCTACTCCCGCCGAACCGGCGAGTCGGTCCACTACGTCGGCGCACCGGACGATCTGGACGGGATCATCGAGAAGGCCGAGGAGTTCCTCGACTCCCACGACGGCAAGCTCCGGATCACGCTCGACTCGATTACCGAGTTGGCATACTACGCAGGTGAGGAACCGGCACAGGAAGCAGTGGAGCGGCTCCTCGGATTACTTGACGATCACGACGCTGTCGGCCTGTTCCACCTCTCCAAGGAGGTCCACCCGCAAAAAGTGCTCGAGAGCTACCGCGAGCAGTTCGCTGGCGTGATCGATCTGAACGAGGACGGCGAGACGACAGTCGAGTTCTGA
- a CDS encoding DUF7089 family protein has product MFQVRDLPDDLDAVRDAHAPAAIVVDAASDFKTVPSAQAEDLGLIVDALDPYTAPAEWLPEDVPTVLRRYAGSDFTIGLPGDGSVAWTHQTDPPVVIVKPRVQGSPEDFIDFLIAEALVEVGLDAPEGFLGFFGEEYRALDDAVDLGPNSTYQIAAALYDGWLGLQTRDVFAEWLDVHPRLGEAWQDAGERIEGRLSGLPSAMAHGDTDFADATELACSSIKHALELPAPYTALDTDVYRDRGAEYAVAWAEKTFEQR; this is encoded by the coding sequence ATGTTCCAGGTACGTGATCTCCCAGACGATCTCGATGCTGTCCGCGACGCGCACGCCCCGGCGGCCATCGTCGTCGACGCCGCGTCGGATTTCAAGACGGTCCCGTCCGCACAGGCCGAGGATCTGGGCCTGATCGTCGACGCGCTCGACCCCTACACCGCTCCCGCCGAGTGGCTTCCCGAGGACGTGCCGACGGTGCTTCGCCGGTATGCCGGGTCGGACTTCACGATCGGGCTGCCCGGCGACGGGAGCGTCGCATGGACTCACCAGACCGACCCACCTGTCGTCATCGTCAAGCCCCGGGTACAGGGCTCTCCCGAGGACTTCATTGATTTCCTGATCGCTGAAGCGCTCGTCGAGGTTGGCCTCGACGCCCCCGAGGGTTTTCTGGGGTTCTTCGGTGAGGAGTATCGCGCGCTCGACGATGCTGTCGACCTCGGCCCGAACAGTACGTATCAGATCGCCGCCGCGCTGTACGACGGCTGGCTCGGACTGCAGACACGGGACGTCTTCGCGGAGTGGCTCGACGTCCACCCACGGCTGGGCGAGGCGTGGCAGGACGCCGGCGAGCGGATCGAGGGGCGGCTTTCTGGGCTCCCGAGTGCGATGGCCCACGGCGATACCGACTTCGCCGATGCGACCGAGCTCGCCTGCAGTTCGATCAAACACGCGCTGGAACTTCCAGCGCCGTACACGGCACTCGATACCGACGTGTACCGGGATCGGGGAGCCGAGTACGCGGTTGCGTGGGCAGAAAAGACGTTCGAGCAGCGCTGA
- a CDS encoding potassium channel family protein has translation MSSFQPSNGPLRVVLVGSGRTGLRTARILAEHDHDVVVVERRDDRVQLLENEYIATVIHGDATRPSVLRQADLESADVIAGLTDTEGTNLAACTIARETNPSIRTVMRTTHDGSEYGEFVDATFTPEESGAGAAASAIETGVRTLKATVGDVRILEITAGSAAPVAGRTLSEVSLPRGSLVISENDSDSIAGPDTELVAGRQYILATEPAVADEVVNLFRG, from the coding sequence ATGAGCTCCTTTCAACCTTCCAACGGGCCACTCCGTGTCGTCCTCGTGGGGAGTGGACGCACGGGACTCAGGACAGCCCGGATACTGGCCGAACACGACCACGATGTCGTCGTCGTCGAGCGCCGGGACGATCGAGTACAACTGCTCGAAAACGAGTACATCGCCACGGTGATCCACGGTGATGCGACGCGTCCCTCGGTACTCAGACAGGCGGATCTGGAGAGCGCGGACGTCATCGCGGGGCTGACTGATACCGAAGGGACGAATCTGGCCGCCTGTACGATAGCGAGGGAGACGAACCCGTCCATTCGAACGGTCATGCGGACCACTCACGACGGCTCGGAATACGGCGAGTTCGTGGATGCCACGTTCACCCCCGAAGAATCCGGAGCCGGTGCCGCGGCCAGCGCGATCGAGACGGGCGTCCGAACGCTCAAGGCGACGGTCGGTGACGTTCGGATCCTCGAAATAACGGCGGGATCGGCCGCACCTGTTGCCGGTCGAACACTGAGTGAGGTGTCGCTTCCGAGGGGGAGCCTCGTGATCTCGGAGAACGACTCCGACTCGATCGCGGGTCCCGACACGGAACTCGTTGCCGGGCGTCAGTACATTCTCGCTACCGAGCCGGCTGTCGCCGACGAGGTAGTCAACCTGTTCCGTGGGTGA
- a CDS encoding APC family permease encodes MSEQQTREPQAELGLLDATMIGMGAMIGAGVFVLTGLAAEITGPAVILVFFLNGIVTGFTGLAYAELSSAIPKSGGGYAFVEEIFSDVAAFQMGWMLWFGYMIAGALYALGFAANLIEWIQIYWSGFPAGSVLGGLTSWTVLYAFSVVAMLIVLNVLSTAASGAAETVGTIIKVGILLVFSAFGAFAIDTGEYTPVFPEGVGAIIPAMGLTFIAFQGYDLISTVTEEVENPRENIPKAIFLALAGTIIVYLAVVVVAVGTLSADRLGAQGETAIASAAGEFMPEIPVLGPGSTLIWFGAVFSTLTALNAVVIASSRVAFAMGRDRLFPSRVGQIHHRFGTPALGVVISAAVMLLSVVFLPIQMVGNLSSLFFLLAFVAVNAAVIKLRRERPNMNRPYEMPLYPVPPILGIVFNIGIAGFLVVRDPVTGVLAAGWLTLGVGAFFLLKRTGFGGGKITSDEPQTDPQTLDD; translated from the coding sequence ATGTCCGAGCAACAGACACGGGAGCCGCAGGCCGAACTGGGGCTGCTGGATGCGACGATGATCGGGATGGGGGCGATGATCGGTGCGGGAGTGTTCGTGCTCACCGGCCTCGCGGCGGAGATCACCGGTCCGGCGGTGATCCTCGTGTTCTTCCTCAATGGAATCGTCACCGGGTTCACTGGGTTGGCCTACGCCGAACTGTCGAGTGCGATCCCGAAGAGCGGGGGCGGATACGCCTTCGTCGAGGAGATCTTTTCCGACGTGGCTGCTTTCCAGATGGGCTGGATGCTCTGGTTCGGCTACATGATCGCGGGTGCGCTGTACGCGCTTGGGTTCGCTGCGAACCTCATCGAGTGGATCCAGATTTACTGGAGCGGCTTCCCCGCTGGCTCGGTACTCGGCGGGCTTACGAGCTGGACCGTGCTGTACGCGTTCAGCGTCGTCGCCATGCTGATCGTATTGAACGTCCTCTCGACGGCTGCGAGCGGCGCGGCGGAAACCGTCGGGACGATCATCAAGGTCGGTATTCTCCTCGTGTTCTCCGCGTTCGGAGCGTTCGCAATCGATACCGGCGAGTACACCCCGGTGTTCCCCGAGGGCGTCGGTGCGATTATCCCCGCCATGGGGCTGACGTTCATCGCGTTCCAGGGATACGATCTCATTTCGACCGTGACCGAGGAAGTCGAAAACCCACGCGAGAACATCCCGAAGGCGATCTTTCTGGCACTCGCAGGCACCATTATCGTCTACCTCGCGGTCGTCGTGGTCGCGGTCGGAACCCTCAGTGCCGATCGACTCGGGGCGCAGGGGGAGACGGCTATCGCCAGCGCCGCCGGGGAGTTCATGCCCGAAATTCCGGTTCTCGGACCGGGTTCGACGCTCATCTGGTTCGGTGCGGTCTTCTCGACGCTTACCGCACTGAATGCGGTCGTGATCGCCTCCAGCCGTGTCGCCTTCGCGATGGGGCGTGATCGGCTGTTCCCGTCCCGCGTCGGACAGATTCACCACCGGTTCGGAACCCCTGCACTCGGTGTCGTCATCAGTGCCGCCGTGATGTTGTTATCGGTGGTGTTCCTCCCGATTCAGATGGTCGGCAACCTGTCGAGTCTGTTCTTCCTGCTGGCGTTCGTCGCGGTGAACGCGGCGGTGATCAAACTCCGCCGCGAGCGCCCGAACATGAACCGGCCCTACGAGATGCCGCTGTATCCAGTGCCGCCGATTCTCGGCATCGTCTTCAACATCGGCATCGCCGGGTTCCTGGTCGTCAGGGATCCCGTGACCGGAGTACTTGCGGCGGGATGGCTCACGCTCGGTGTCGGGGCGTTCTTCCTGCTGAAACGCACCGGGTTCGGCGGCGGAAAGATCACCTCGGATGAGCCCCAGACCGACCCACAGACACTCGATGACTGA
- a CDS encoding potassium channel family protein — translation MSTRDLDVVIVGGGRVGLRTAQTLDNRGHDITVIEQDPERSDRIADEYIATVINGDATRPSILRQADLESADVLAALTADLGTNLAVCLTARQYGSPIRTVMRRLEDDSDEYGDLVDSTVFPEQAGARIAANAVDSGVRALEDMVGDLEILVIEVTESAPVAGRTLGEITLPEGSIIVSGADGNATAGAGTRLDPGQSYVVATESDVETEIVRLFRG, via the coding sequence ATGAGCACACGAGACCTCGACGTTGTGATCGTTGGCGGCGGCCGGGTTGGCCTCCGCACCGCACAGACACTCGACAACCGCGGGCACGATATCACCGTCATCGAGCAGGACCCGGAACGGAGCGATCGCATCGCCGACGAGTATATCGCCACGGTGATCAACGGTGATGCGACGCGTCCCTCGATACTCAGGCAGGCGGACCTGGAGAGTGCGGACGTGCTTGCGGCCCTGACCGCTGACCTCGGGACGAACCTCGCCGTCTGTCTGACCGCCAGGCAGTACGGTTCGCCAATACGGACCGTGATGCGACGGCTGGAAGACGATAGCGACGAGTACGGGGATCTCGTCGATTCGACAGTGTTTCCCGAACAGGCCGGGGCACGGATCGCAGCGAACGCCGTTGACTCCGGCGTCCGGGCGCTCGAAGACATGGTCGGCGACCTGGAAATCCTGGTGATCGAAGTGACCGAATCGGCGCCCGTCGCCGGCCGGACGCTCGGCGAGATCACGCTCCCGGAGGGAAGTATCATCGTCTCCGGGGCCGACGGCAACGCGACTGCCGGTGCCGGGACGAGACTCGACCCCGGCCAGTCCTACGTCGTCGCAACCGAGTCGGACGTCGAAACGGAGATCGTCCGGCTGTTCCGCGGGTGA